The Branchiostoma lanceolatum isolate klBraLanc5 chromosome 5, klBraLanc5.hap2, whole genome shotgun sequence region CATCAAGACCTCACAAAGAAACAGACAGTTTATATGACAGAAGACAAATTCATGTGGACAGCCAGGTACCGGGTCAAGCCCGAATGATAAATCTGCCATTAACCTTTGCAAACGTGGTGCAATATAGAGCTGTCACTGGTCATAACACTCAAGAACACTGGCCAGTACCCTGCACTTATTCACACACATGAGCTTCatttttcatatcaatcaaAAACAGTTTCCATATATCAAACAAGATAATGTCATAACAGCAAATGATGTCCACCATGTTGTGGTACCTAATTTGGATTTCAATGGCTTGTTGTAGCTCAAAAGTTTTTCAGCATTTACGAGTTTTAGCAACAATTTGTCAAGTGATCTTCCAGTATTCTTTTCGAGTTTCTGCCTTACAGTCTACGATTATTTGAGAGGGTCTGAATATCTCTGAATGTCTTATAACAGACTTGAGCTAAGATTCATTGAAATGTAAATGACCAATTGACCATTGATATGGAATCCAAAATgttgaatacgccctatacagTAAATCTGGAGATATCAGTTATTCTGTGTGGTGCAGTGCAGAAATATAATTATTATCTGTAAGATGATCACACAAATCATTCATCTCAAGGGACTTCCTGAGACCCTAAGCAAGGATAAAGGGCCGGGGTTGGCAATGTGTCATCCGTCTGATGAATAATACTTGACTTTaacatctgtttacatgacttTACTATCTGATTTAAGaagcatgtatgtatacatgtacattctgtcTTAAATGTAATAGTGCTGATTTGCAGCCCTTAGCAATACACTGCTCTTTTAACTTCCGTTGATTTTAAATATGTATTCGAATTTTACGAATTAGAATGATTTTAACGTTTTGTAAAGTCTGACTCcaattcagtctgttgactgCCATCGTCAGATTGtgttgtgtgtgcaataaaaccattcatcatcaatgCGGACTGATGAAATGCAGAGGGATTGTCTCACATGTGGATTTGTGGTAATTTTAGTTTCGGTCCATTAGTATTGTGATTCTTCATCATACCATTAAAAGACTTCCTTGTCTCAAAGGTTGCatacattgtgtttgtcttcattCTGCAAATCAGACAGTCAATCTATCAGTGATTCCTGTGTGAGTTTGTCTGTCTACAGTTATCAAAATGGTAACATTTCATTGAAGTGGGAAGGTATTCTCAAGGATGGAAATAATACCAAAGGCTTCTCGAGTTCTGTAATTGCATTAGATGTCTCCAAATGCAAGTAGAATTtctgtcaacatgcaattaaaagaaaagaagccTTAGGATTTCAAGACCTACATTCATCTTTTTCTGAATTTCGAaaagttgaataaaacacaacCAAGTACTTaattattccaccaacgtttctgTGACCATTAGTCACCTTCCtctgggcaattctgactggttcacattgaaCTTCAGCACAGGTGTTTCGGcctatagatgcgttcccaaacgcaaagtatctAGTACATAAtatacactgttacagggaaTGGTGTCTACAATGCGGATTATCCGTTGTTACCTCAAAGCCGTCCTCTCCAGTGTAGCCACACCTGGTGACCCGACAGCCGGGCACGCCGAACACCGTCAGGACGGCGCTGCACATGAAGGTGATCCTGGACAGGTCTCCGTCTACACCTGTCTGTAACGCAGCCGCAGCAGATGGACCTGCAGGTGGGAGGTACAAATTCAAAGGACATTAAAACAAGCACAGGggctatctaccacctaaaaatTTTATTATCttgtctagaacacgagatataaaatcagaagctccgctgcagaaccaaggaaagctgccagggggctaaaatctaatcatttccagtttttgtcgcAAACGACCcatcacaccaaatatgaaaccaatccatccagttgTTCTTAAGTAAGTTATCTTATTGACCAGCACatagagagacacacacaatcGTTCAGCTATCTTAATAAACCAAAGAGGCCAACAAACAAAACCCATTTTTAtgcctgggtggagtgaggaaagtcatgtaaagtgcctttcccaagggcacaacatcgatggcgtcaggggattcgaacccagactGCGGGTTTTGGGTCAAAGACCCTGCCGTTACCCCCACACGACCCCAATAACTTTGAGATGTCCTACCTAGGTGTGCCCTGGAGGGCCTACATAATCAGTGATAAACATCTTTAGTTTAAATGGTTTTAGAAGGAGCGAAAAGAGCTTGAAACAATTTATAGACACCTAAGGAAAATAGAGACACCTtcttaaaaatcaatcaaaaccaTTTGAGAAGTGAAGTACAAAAAGGTGATTAGTTTGTACAATGGTATCAACAGCATCAACATATTAAGACACACACCCAGACATCATTAACAAGTCATTAAACTTCAAAGGGTGCTCTATCACGAAGCCACAGTCATTTTAACTTAGTGTGAGGGGCAATATGAAACCATTGTCtttctgcaaacaaacaaaaataattgcTGCAGACAGACCCGTCCAGGAACAGTCCGAGTCCTGCCGGCCTACAGCGTGCTGCGTGTTGGCCCTGTGACTGTTACGAGTAGAGGACAAGTTCTTCCGCATCTTGGTGTGTTTGTTGCAATTGGTTTGTTATGTTATCGTTATTGGGTGGCCCTACTACAATGTCTTTGCAGACAGCAGCTGAATGTTAGGAGCTTACAAATAGCAGGGCTAAATCACAAGGTGGACAGTAATCAGCGCTCTAGTGatccagtgttctcaccaggattttttcacagcataggggataggtacagaaggccaactttgcgcgGCCCAAGTCACTTGCAGAGTGCCAAAGATatgataacggttgggagtctggcatcttcctgcacaaaattttgaaattcataaccaaataaggcACCATTTCTTGCATGTTGAGGGATAAATTGAAGCTCACAATCAACATCTTCCTGTTTCTGGGATTGCTATGGTTGACAAATGCAGGTGAGCTGTTTTGAGTTCTGAAATATTGCAGCAATCGTTTCAAATTTCTAAAGAAGGATTCACAATCCTTCTTTGAATTACATTATTAATACACTGTGACATTGTTTCATAACAAAAATGCAAGCAATAAACGTCTTGACATTTTCTCGTCACCCATGCAGGCTATCCCCGTCTTCACTTCGCCGGAAATTTCCTCGCCGACACCGCCACCCTCAACAATGATCCTCGCCAATTCAACATCCACAAGTTTAACGCAAGCCGGGACCCGCCATGCTACCTAAACTACACCTTCCCACACTGCAACTGGAACCCGCAAGGCAGCAGTGATTTCCGGTTTGTCAACTGTTTTGTGAAGAAAGTCTGCTACAAGGATGCAAAGTGCTCCAAATTTGATGCTCTAGTCGGCAAACGGATCATTGGTACGTGGGTTAAAAAGTCATCTCTGACGCATGTATCTGCTGTCCAATTTTCcatatgatttttgttatacatgAATTTATCCAAACAGTCAGTGCTTGCTTGCTTATATGGGGTGTAGGCTTTTTTCCTCATTGTGAACCATCACCGTTTTCCAGAAGCTTTTGTCCGACATTGCCACCCCCAAGCTTTCTGTTTGTTGTACTGTGTCATCAGGTAACCACTGCAATAAGATAGATCAAAGAATAAGACATTATTGTTTCTCTGGTTATCAAAGGCTTCTTTACACTATGTATGAAATGAAATTCTCAAGAATTTCCCCACAAATGATTTTCTAACAGGAAGTGATGACAACGTAGCTGCCAAGATGACAGATCTGGACCCGTTCTTCCAGATGTACACCGCCCAGTTGTGGGGTCTCGTTGTTGGGGTAGAGGGCGCTTTTCGAGGCAAGTTCAAGACCAACACAGTGAGGGATGTGTGGCAACGATGTAAGGACGAGAATTGTTCTGGAGACCCTGGAACATCTGGGTACTGGAGCTCCGTACTCACAAATGTGACATGGATGGAGGAAGCAACAGACTCCAGATTCATCAACGAGCTTAGGTATCACGAACAAGATAACACTATCctgaacatcaagttcacagtAGACCTGATGCATGAAGATCCTGGGGGAAATGACTTTGCTCTTGGACGAGTCATCGGGACCATTTCGGCTGTGGATGGAAGTCTGGAACTCCTGCCTGAATTCAACAGAATGCTGTGGTGGCAGGGTCCTCAGTGGCTCTCATCAGGCCAGCCGTCGGTATCAGCAGAGAAGAATTCGAATGTGAGTGACTTCTGCAATGCACCATTCTACGTGGACATTCAAAACAGTAAAGTCGTTGTAGATCTCAGCAACAGTTTACCAACCAACCTGGAGGGTGACCTTATTCACAAGGGAAACCTCTTCCTTGTTATTCTTCCAAATGACTTTTCTTTCGCAATGGCGGGAGGAAAGATCACAGATTGTAGCGCTCTCCTACATCAGGGTTCCAACAAGTTGGGGCGTATTCCATATACTAACTCTGGTTTTTTAGTGAATGACACAGGGATAGCAACTTTTTGCTTGATAGCCGCGGCATACAGGAGCCCACTGATGATTGTGAGAGAGGAGGAGCCCAGGTGTCCGGATTGTCCCACACAATGTACACCCGTCCTTGTTgaacacctggatggactgtaCATTGGTCCAGCGGAAGATCGTGTTTTCCGTATTCCGCAGCCTAAAACCGAGATTCCGATATTAGACGAAGAGGACAAAAGTGAAGAGGACGAAGATGGTAAAGTCTGCTGGTCATTGACAGTATTTGCTGCACGGTTTGGAAGACCAAAGGCAGGTGTTTTCCTGAGTGTTCAACAGTACAATAGACCCGGAGTCAGCACAGGCGAACCAGCAGATGCAATAGAAATCCGTGCTGGTGACTGCAGGGGACATGCTAAAGCTACGACAAACGCGTATGGCATAGGTGCCTTTCATTTCAAGACCAATGAAGAAGGGCTTGATTGCAGTCGTCGGCCGTCTGATAGAGAGCACTTATTTGGCCAGTTGTACATCTACAGCGTGACATTGTCAGATGACAAGTCTTTTCCTCCGGATCTCCTGACATCTACGCATCTGTACTGTAAACTGGACAAGAAAGACAGCTACACTTGGCATGAAGATATCTACCCCATTTTAAAATTGTACGAGAATCTTTACCCTGTCATGAAACCACTTTTCAATTTGGCAAATAAAATGGACGTAAAAAGACATCTCGATCCACTGTATTACACTTTAGGTCTGCCTGTAGAGAATCCAAATCACATGCCTGTCACACGTGATCTTTCTCCAGCAAAAAGAGACATGGTCTTGGACTGGCTAAAACCAAAATCAAGGTTAAGTGTACCCTCTCCAAATGCCAGACTGGAAGCTATAAAGGAAAATCTTCATAGAGCTCTTCGACTCGAGTGGGCAACGATCCCTCCTTACCTGAGCGCTTATTACAGTCTTAAGGACAGGTACAACGAAAAGATCGCACGGCTTCTAAAGAGTATCGTAATAGAGGAGATGAAACACATGTCGATGGTGGCAAATATCCTTAATTATCTTGGACAAGCACCAATCCTTAATGACCCAAACAAGCCGCTTAGGTTTCCAACTCATCTTCCTGGAGGCGTCATGCCAGGGCTCAATGTTGAATTGGCTAAGTTTTCTTTGGATGTCACCCATGATGTCTTCATGGCTGTAGAGACACCAGAATGCAATAAGAACCTCCTGAAAGTGCATCATATACTCCGAGGAATACCTCATCGTGCACCCCCTATAGAGGTGCCTAAACAATGCCTGAAGGTCGAAAAGAAATTCAATTGTGATCTACTATGTGAAGATATAATAAAAAAGTGCGAGGAGTCAAATAAGGACTTTGACAATACCACAATTGGTGCAGTCTATATTCACAAAATCTTATGCCCAATGGTCAAACTATACAACTCAACTCCAGATCTCTTTGCCCCAAAAGATGACTACCTGAAGAAACAAGTCCCCATACCGTTCTGCGTCCTTGACATCTGCTCAGCGATAGAAGGAATAAAGTTAATTGTTGCCGAGGGGGAGGGCAGTGATCCGTGTAATCCCTTCTACGAAGGAGAGCTCAGCCACTATTACAAGTTCAAGGAGATCTGGAAAGGGAGAAAATTGAAGGAGACGGCCAACAGTGTCAATGATGGAGATGAAGATCCATTTTTCACCCCGTGTGGGAAAGACATGACTTGTCCAAAGAATTACAGCTTCAGCGGTGATAAAATACCCTTCCAGGAAGAAGGAGTGTGGCCGACTGTCGTGAACCCCAACACGTCGAAGTACCCACCAGGATCGAGGGTTCGCATTCTGTCCGACAGCTTCAACCAGAAGTATGTCAACATGATGAACTGTCTGCACGAGGTTTACAACGGCAATCCTGGCCTGTTCAGTCAGTGTTACGCTCTGATGACGTCTTTGACTGTAGACGCTAAGAGACTTGTCCAGACCCCCATACACCCCGGTGGACCGCATGGTGCCCCGACTTTCGAgtggcagggctcgaaatcaaCAATTTTCTAATGGCCACTGACCAGCAACATTTCTCTCAGGCCAAATCAATGTGCGCTTGGGGACAATTTTGGGACAACTgtagaaatcggccgatgcAAACTTTCAGTTCGGCAGCAAATATATgcctttcatttttttccatcaaatTTCTGTTTATGCGGCAAAAATAATGTTaacaccctccagattaattttggaatttctattgcactttggactaatgcttgtagcctttgacagcttatacttacagagttgatattttgtgaacaactttCTTGCCACTtaatggatcataatgacccccagcgggggtcgTCATGCGTCGTTGAAAATCGAAAATGCTTTTTCTGCTGACAATTTATAAATGCTACGTAAACAGGAGTgggcgccattttgatttgCTCATTAGTATGTAAGCATTACTGAACATCCTCAGCTCTAATTGGTTCATGTCAGATAATTTacactctgattggttgattaaaAATATCAGCTGTATCAATATGGTGTGAATTTTCTGTGCAGTTTTGAGGATAAGCTCGCCAAAATGAATCACAGTTTGGAACAATTACAGCAGTTTTGTAACAACCTTAATCATTGTCAATGATACTgataaaatacagtcaaacttgcccaAGTGACCCGATCTTAATGCCGACCACCTGTTTTTTCTTAGTCCCAAAACTTTCCCCTTTAGCATTAGCATTAAGCAGCTTGCCCAAGACGACCACCTGTCTATATAACGTGATCGCGACCGGCTAAAATTGGGACGATAGGGCCCAATCCCCGCCCATGTTGACCACATCATTGTCACAAACATGTGGCGACATCAGAATTTTGCTGCTTATTACGGAAAACTTTTAAGGCCATTCCGtcaaccttgacggacaaaaattgttGGGAAAAGATGTATCAAAAAAGTATCATTATTAGAAATATCTAATTCTAAAATTGAGTACATCAGGGAATTAACACATTCAGCCACTGGCCTAATGGAGGACGCTTTTTCTGACACTGAAAAATTAAGGAGCTAATCATATACGAGCCAACAGCACAATCCACATGATTTAATCCAGATTTAATCCAAACTTCATTTGAGGGTGTGCTATTGGCTCCCATGATGGGCTTTCTGCCAGAGGGGCGTCCAGCCTTCAAATGACCGCCTCATCTTGCTTAAGTCCAAGTTGAGACGACCTGGACTCGTCAGACACACATTTTGCAGAGAAATTGGAAAAAATTGAGAAATTCACACCAGCATTTCGTGTTTTCCACTGAAGCCGTGGCCAGTTCAAGCCATGGGGGCGTCGTGTTAGCAATGCATGCAGAAATGGCTTCATATTCTAGGCTCTGATTGGTTCACCTTAGATAATCTGTTCTCTGATTGTCTGATTGAAATATATCAGCATGTGATTAAGATGGCAGGAGTTTTTTCCATGCATTTATTTTTAGTTGTTGTGGCCTAAGCTGTCCAAATAAAGCACTTTGTAGTTGCCTTTGTAACAGTATCGATAGAAAATATAGCCAAGCCTCTTCTAAATGCAGTTTGTTAATTTTTGTAACACACCCTTCCCAACTGGACAGCTTCTCTGCCCAGGTCTAAGGTCATAAATTCAACAGATCTCAGGCTCGAGTGTTTCCAGCAAACTATTGCACACTGTACAGTGTAGTCAGTCCAAAGGGGTTGGATGTGGAAAAAAAGATGACAGAGAACATTCTCTAGTGCCACTTTCATCACAAAAAAACTTTATCCACTGCTAGCTTGCAAGTTGTGTACTTTGATCGATGGCTCAATGCCATTGTTCTCGTGGTGGTGAATGTGAGTTCATGGTAGCACATGAACACATACATCTATTGGATATACAGTTAATATGACTATATCTGTGCAAAAAGCCTGGTGAATATTTAAACCCCCAACTTGTTCTGGATGAACTTGGTAACAATCAAATAATAATTAGCAACAGACATAGATTGTCAGGAGATATGCTAGACTAAATTCAatagtaaatgcatttaagttcatgtggTTCTAATTTcatagtagggagaaaatataGTGTTTTCAGTGGTTTTCAGTTcccatttgagacaatagtaggccagggggtaggagggcaaacaattttgcagtggtttctgCATTCATCTCTATCTTGGTCTGTTCAGTCATTATATTATTGCATAGTTAATAAAGCACAGCATGAATGTATAaggtatatgtacattttgtataaggtGATTTCAGCTATGGGTGACCGAAAAACATCTGGAAAGAGAGGGTCAACTTCATTTGCacccaaaatgatgatgatgatgatgatgaggtcagatgtagtcatctgacagtgtttttgtgagctcTCCAGAATTTGCGTTCTGGTAGCTCTCGAGCGGTGTTAACCATTCTTCTTCTAGTTAAAGTGACTTATTAGTGTATGCTGACTGTCGTCGCTACCGTGGAATACCCTGCTTTTAACCCTGGACTAACTTTGTGGCCAGTTTCTCACCGAGTGGGAGGGCTATTCTGACAGGAAAGATGGCGGCGTGTGACGACATTTCAAGGCtccaagacaccaacctttgggTCAAAATCGACGCAGTTGGTATTGCAAAGATGTCAGAATTTGATAAAGTCGAAGTACTGTACAGCACAGTTCGTAACGAGCTGACTGACGCTATTAAACCCGAAGAAATCCTAGGCGCACAGTACCTAAGCCAAAAACGCACCTGGGTGATTAACTTTGCATGCCTAGAGGCTAAAGCAATCAGTGTCGGGCGAGTGGTTGTCGACACAAGGTCATACGGAATTTTAGACTTCCAGAAAACTGAAATCAGGATTTCAATCCATTGGATCCCGCACAGCGTAACTGACGAAGAAGTCGCACAGTGGGTGGACTCAAGGGCTGAAAGGACAACAGAGGTCATGAGACACCAGAAGAGGAACAGGAATGCGGACTCGCCTTTTCAGCCCCTGTACTCGGGGCACAGATCCTGTTACGTGTTGAGGATCACCAACCCGTTTCAGCATTATACCAGTTATAGTATACCTGATCCTACAGATACAACatcactaggggtgggtaccggtacataaaattcaggtccggtccaggaacaggtccagagggtcaggtccaggtccggacctgtacctgtacctgattatagtaatgtcgcagtacatcatattttgcagagcaagacacacgtaaaagtctccaaacgtcatgtctggaacgatataatttcttaggtttgcactttgtctcaagaTTATAAccatactctcctcgccgtctgtttactcatcctttaagtgtttctatatgattcacagctaacgtcttcgaaaatgactcgttaaatctgctgttttgtattttcttagaccagttatgttgCCGCCTGcaagtagcctggtactatgaattttctaatcggtccagtggccggtccactgattttttacggaccggtttttttggaccggtccattaagaaataccggttttgtaccggtacacggtaccggtacccacccctaaacATCACTGATGGACATAGACGTGACAGTTTTCCATGATGGACAACAAATCAACTTCAAATCATATAAGGCCGAGGATCATGCATTCCACGAATGCCCTCATTGTGTCACCTGTCACCAATGCGGGAATAGACGTCACATAAGAAAGTGGTGCCGAGCTGATAAGAACAACCATGAGTACAACCAGAAAGAGGAAGGATGTACTGACACCTCCTGAAAAGAACAAGCCTGGTAAACTACAGAAAGATGATCAGAAGAAAGACAAAGACACTGACGACCAGAGGAGAAAGAAAGACAATGGGTAGTTACCGTAGCAGGACTCTCTCGCACCCATGGTTCGACTGCTCACCATCAACACTCGAGGTTTAAGAAAACGAACGGTACGACGAACTGTTTTTCAATAAAAAGATTGACATTGTTTGTATGCAAGAAACCTACATAACAGATAATGATATTATGGTCAAAAGAGTGGTAAACTCTTTGCCCATCCCGATACATGTCACAGCAAGGGGCAAGTTATTCTTATATCTAAAAATTTTGACTGCAAGAATATAGAGTTCATTGATATCTCTGACCGTATCATCGGTGTAAGATTTATGTCTCAAAAAGAATATTTTGTCTGCTTCAATATCTAGGCGCCAAATGCTGTGACAagtaaaaagttgtttttcaatCAAGTTTGCATCTagtttgatacaaaaatattgtttaGATGATGAATATGTACTAGTTGCTGGGGACCTTAATACGGTCCTCAACAATACCCTCGACAACATCGCAGGGAAGGAGCACAACAACACAGAAGTGACAATTTTGAATAGTGATTGATATATGGAGAACTTTTCATGGTGTTGAAAAAGAGTACACCTGGTCTAAAAAGAATACATTCATTGCTCGAAGATTGGACTACATTCTTGTCAATGATCTGTTAAAGCACTAGCTGTGAAATTTGCTCCTTTCCATGCAGTGACCATAGGGCTGTTATATGTGATGGACATGTCTGCCACCAAATATGATTGGGGTCATCATACTGGAAATTTAACAATTCATTTttgaaagatttaaaaaaatgtacatttgtataaggtGATTTCAGCTATGGGTGACCGAAAAACATCTGGAAAGAGAGGGTGAACTTCATTCGCgcccaaaatgatgatgatgatgatgagattttTAGTTAATAACGATTCTTTTTATTGGGAAATTATGCCCTTTGTTATGTTCTTAGTTATCTAATCTGATTTATCTGGTTgcacaaaatgtcaacattgGTGTCATATGCATATATAACAGATTTACAAGCTTGAGATTTTTCTATCTTCAAACTTTATCTTTCCTAAGATAGCACTAGTTGTATGATAGTGATTGATACTGTGGAATCCTAAGatatttttttgcaggtgtgtttGATAGGGTTTAACCTCAAGCCAAGTCTTATCTTGGTGTCTTATAGCAATCCAATATTATGCATGAAACAATAATTGATAagtattttcatttattaattcatttattcttcTTTATTGGGTTTAATAAAAATAAAGCATCATTTCTGATCTTCTCTTTACATATTTTCTTTATCTACTCCTAGTCCTACATAAATGGCTACATAAACCATATATTTTATAACTATGATAGGGAAATACATAAATGACAAAAAAGCTGCCTGACGGgcatttgaaacgtctgagtaTATGTTTTAATGTATTAATCCAGTAGAAAGATTCAATTCTGTGGGATGTATCATTATTAGAAATAATCTAGATTGCTAGAggctaacaaacaaaccttaGGGACACAATAAAGgtttgtctccaagcagatgtaggctGCGAGTTGTTTTATACGTCCAGTCAGCAAGCTAGGAGAGGGCAACAAACAAACCTTAGAGATACAATACAGGtctgtctccaagcagatgtacatgtaggctaaGGGTTGCTAATCTGGAAAGGTCAATGGACATGTACGCAAGTATCGTGTTTCACACCAGGTTGTGCAATCGTCCATCCGTAACGTGCGAAGTACCCTGATACCACTGGGTCCGCTTAACAGTCTTAAGGAGGGACAGCAAAATTAGAATGAgacacatttatcatcaatcatATGCCCATCAGCAGACATAATGAGAACAATGGAAGCAGCCAAGCCTTGGCTAAGAAGACCAGGGATAAATATCACCAGTCTAGAAT contains the following coding sequences:
- the LOC136434401 gene encoding uncharacterized protein yields the protein MLRDKLKLTINIFLFLGLLWLTNAGYPRLHFAGNFLADTATLNNDPRQFNIHKFNASRDPPCYLNYTFPHCNWNPQGSSDFRFVNCFVKKVCYKDAKCSKFDALVGKRIIGSDDNVAAKMTDLDPFFQMYTAQLWGLVVGVEGAFRGKFKTNTVRDVWQRCKDENCSGDPGTSGYWSSVLTNVTWMEEATDSRFINELRYHEQDNTILNIKFTVDLMHEDPGGNDFALGRVIGTISAVDGSLELLPEFNRMLWWQGPQWLSSGQPSVSAEKNSNVSDFCNAPFYVDIQNSKVVVDLSNSLPTNLEGDLIHKGNLFLVILPNDFSFAMAGGKITDCSALLHQGSNKLGRIPYTNSGFLVNDTGIATFCLIAAAYRSPLMIVREEEPRCPDCPTQCTPVLVEHLDGLYIGPAEDRVFRIPQPKTEIPILDEEDKSEEDEDGKVCWSLTVFAARFGRPKAGVFLSVQQYNRPGVSTGEPADAIEIRAGDCRGHAKATTNAYGIGAFHFKTNEEGLDCSRRPSDREHLFGQLYIYSVTLSDDKSFPPDLLTSTHLYCKLDKKDSYTWHEDIYPILKLYENLYPVMKPLFNLANKMDVKRHLDPLYYTLGLPVENPNHMPVTRDLSPAKRDMVLDWLKPKSRLSVPSPNARLEAIKENLHRALRLEWATIPPYLSAYYSLKDRYNEKIARLLKSIVIEEMKHMSMVANILNYLGQAPILNDPNKPLRFPTHLPGGVMPGLNVELAKFSLDVTHDVFMAVETPECNKNLLKVHHILRGIPHRAPPIEVPKQCLKVEKKFNCDLLCEDIIKKCEESNKDFDNTTIGAVYIHKILCPMVKLYNSTPDLFAPKDDYLKKQVPIPFCVLDICSAIEGIKLIVAEGEGSDPCNPFYEGELSHYYKFKEIWKGRKLKETANSVNDGDEDPFFTPCGKDMTCPKNYSFSGDKIPFQEEGVWPTVVNPNTSKYPPGSRVRILSDSFNQKYVNMMNCLHEVYNGNPGLFSQCYALMTSLTVDAKRLVQTPIHPGGPHGAPTFEWQGSKSTIF